A window of the Sandaracinaceae bacterium genome harbors these coding sequences:
- a CDS encoding ABC transporter permease, with product MNAQLAKLRFAIGACARRGRRTAAMMVGLAFITALFASVVFLTDALRHEARLGVSTLPDLMVQRTVAGRPALVDPSHVEALRAMRGVRRVTPRVWGYLYVPSLEANLTIVALHGDGAAAEAPRARSDGRADNGDAVVEGRLPTDAEEVTVGATLAERLGLRVGDEVALPAPERYQLVRVVGLFRAASALRTADVVLAQEPLARTLLGMPEGQYTDLAVDLTVADEAGVVANRAAMLFPGARVLQRSLLERTHALTFDARGGSLAVLLLPALAALLLLAWDRLTGLGEVERREIGVLKAVGWQTSEVLQVRVYEQLVVALTGACAGVAVAYVYVFALGAPGLSGALFGWSALYPELRLAPSMDASVPLTILAAVVLPYVAVGLVPAFRAAVMDPLDAQRGRS from the coding sequence GTGAACGCCCAGCTCGCCAAGCTGCGCTTCGCGATTGGCGCCTGCGCGCGACGCGGGCGGCGCACCGCAGCGATGATGGTCGGCCTGGCGTTCATCACGGCGCTGTTCGCGTCCGTGGTGTTCTTGACGGACGCACTGCGGCACGAGGCGCGCCTCGGGGTCTCGACCCTGCCCGACCTGATGGTGCAGCGCACGGTGGCGGGGCGCCCTGCCCTGGTGGACCCGAGCCATGTGGAGGCGCTGCGCGCCATGCGCGGGGTGCGACGCGTGACGCCACGGGTGTGGGGCTACTTGTACGTCCCCTCGCTGGAGGCAAACCTCACCATCGTCGCGCTGCATGGCGACGGCGCCGCAGCGGAGGCCCCCCGCGCGAGGTCCGACGGGCGCGCGGACAATGGGGACGCCGTGGTGGAGGGGAGGCTTCCGACTGACGCTGAGGAGGTCACCGTAGGCGCGACGCTGGCCGAGCGCCTCGGCCTGCGTGTGGGAGACGAAGTGGCGCTGCCCGCCCCCGAGCGGTACCAGCTGGTGCGCGTCGTGGGCCTGTTCCGAGCGGCCTCGGCGCTACGCACGGCCGACGTGGTGCTCGCGCAGGAGCCGCTGGCCCGCACGCTCCTGGGGATGCCCGAGGGGCAGTACACGGACCTGGCCGTGGACCTGACCGTGGCGGACGAAGCCGGGGTCGTGGCCAACCGCGCGGCGATGCTCTTCCCGGGCGCACGGGTGTTGCAGCGCAGCCTGCTGGAGCGCACCCACGCGCTCACGTTCGACGCCCGCGGCGGTTCGCTCGCGGTGCTCTTGCTGCCCGCGCTGGCCGCGCTCTTGCTGCTGGCCTGGGACCGGCTGACAGGCCTCGGCGAGGTGGAGCGCCGCGAGATCGGCGTGCTCAAGGCGGTGGGCTGGCAGACCTCGGAGGTGCTGCAGGTGCGCGTCTACGAGCAGCTGGTCGTCGCGCTCACCGGCGCGTGTGCGGGGGTGGCAGTGGCCTACGTCTACGTGTTCGCGCTGGGCGCGCCCGGGCTGTCGGGCGCGCTGTTCGGGTGGAGCGCGCTGTACCCGGAGCTGCGGCTCGCGCCGAGCATGGACGCCAGCGTGCCGCTCACCATCCTCGCGGCCGTCGTGCTGCCGTACGTGGCGGTGGGCTTGGTGCCAGCGTTCCGCGCGGCGGTGATGGACCCCCTCGACGCCCAGCGAGGTCGCTCGTGA
- a CDS encoding lipid-transfer protein, with product MSGDVAILGVGMHPWGKWGRNFAEYGVHAAQAALDDAGIDWRDVQFVSGGDTIRNGYPGFIAGSTFAQALGWSGAQVASSYGACATGAQALNIARAQILAGFCDVALVVGADAAPKGFFAPVGGDRPDDPDWLRFRLMGATNPTYFAFWARRRMALYGSTSADFAQVKVKNSRHGLHNPNARFRKEVTIEEVLASKVVADPLRLLEICATSDGGAAIVLTSEAYARKHATKWVSVAGVSTVTPVFPSTVIEMPNMSTDSGATVPLPPVGFRDSIAKAAYEQAGIGPEDVNVAEVYDLASALELDWYENIGLCAPGEAEKLLRDGDTTIGGRVPVNPSGGLSCFGEAVPAQAIAQVCELTWQIRGQAEGRQVEGAKVGVTANQGLFGHGSSVVVKG from the coding sequence ATGAGCGGCGATGTAGCGATCCTCGGGGTGGGCATGCACCCGTGGGGCAAGTGGGGGCGCAACTTCGCCGAGTACGGCGTGCACGCGGCCCAGGCAGCGCTCGACGACGCGGGCATCGACTGGCGCGACGTGCAGTTCGTGAGCGGCGGCGACACCATCCGCAACGGCTACCCGGGCTTCATCGCGGGCTCCACGTTCGCGCAGGCGCTCGGCTGGAGCGGCGCGCAGGTGGCCAGCTCCTACGGGGCGTGCGCGACGGGGGCGCAGGCGCTCAACATCGCGCGCGCGCAGATCCTCGCGGGCTTCTGCGACGTGGCGCTGGTGGTCGGGGCGGACGCGGCCCCCAAGGGCTTCTTCGCGCCCGTGGGCGGCGACCGCCCGGATGACCCGGACTGGCTGCGCTTCCGCCTGATGGGCGCCACCAACCCCACCTACTTCGCGTTCTGGGCGCGCCGCCGCATGGCCCTCTACGGGTCCACCTCGGCCGACTTCGCCCAGGTGAAGGTGAAGAACTCGCGCCACGGCCTGCACAACCCCAACGCGCGCTTCCGCAAGGAGGTCACCATCGAGGAGGTGCTCGCCAGCAAGGTGGTGGCCGACCCGCTGCGCCTGCTCGAGATCTGCGCCACCAGCGACGGCGGCGCGGCCATCGTGCTCACCAGCGAGGCCTACGCGCGCAAGCACGCCACCAAGTGGGTCTCGGTCGCGGGCGTCTCCACGGTGACGCCGGTGTTCCCCAGCACGGTCATCGAGATGCCCAACATGTCGACGGACTCGGGCGCCACCGTGCCCCTTCCGCCCGTGGGGTTCCGTGACTCCATCGCGAAGGCGGCCTACGAGCAGGCCGGCATCGGCCCCGAGGACGTCAACGTGGCCGAGGTCTACGACCTGGCCTCCGCGCTCGAGCTGGACTGGTACGAGAACATCGGGCTGTGCGCCCCGGGAGAGGCCGAGAAGCTGCTGCGCGACGGCGACACCACCATCGGTGGTCGCGTGCCCGTCAACCCGAGCGGCGGGCTCAGCTGCTTCGGGGAGGCGGTCCCTGCCCAGGCCATCGCGCAGGTGTGCGAACTCACCTGGCAGATCCGCGGACAGGCCGAGGGCCGTCAGGTGGAGGGCGCCAAGGTGGGCGTCACCGCGAACCAAGGGCTCTTCGGCCACGGCTCGTCCGTGGTCGTGAAGGGCTAG
- a CDS encoding S24/S26 family peptidase: MAAPPSSAFGAAHRAAVAELLSEPGSDSAAFRVTVRGHCMTPALLDGQVVRVTRSAWPLPGDIVAFRRGREDPGLAVHRFLGVRVGRRGLLLVTQADNEPHADPAFQPARLAGVAQVSVPLPVRLRAVGRWACALWPRPRRSPRPVSPSTPR, encoded by the coding sequence GTGGCTGCGCCTCCGTCGTCCGCGTTCGGCGCGGCCCACCGCGCGGCGGTCGCGGAGCTGCTGAGCGAGCCCGGCTCCGACTCCGCGGCGTTTCGCGTGACCGTGCGTGGCCACTGCATGACGCCTGCGCTGCTGGACGGCCAGGTGGTGCGCGTCACGCGCTCGGCGTGGCCCCTGCCGGGCGATATCGTTGCGTTTCGGCGAGGCCGCGAGGACCCCGGCCTGGCGGTGCATCGGTTTCTCGGGGTGCGGGTCGGGCGTCGTGGGCTACTCCTCGTCACTCAGGCCGACAACGAGCCGCACGCCGATCCGGCGTTCCAACCAGCTCGGCTGGCGGGGGTCGCGCAGGTGTCGGTTCCTCTCCCCGTGCGGCTGCGTGCCGTGGGTCGATGGGCGTGTGCCCTCTGGCCCCGCCCTAGGCGTTCGCCCCGTCCCGTGTCACCCTCGACCCCGAGATGA
- a CDS encoding response regulator, with protein sequence MDRPRRCAVVDDSRVVLDLMRVLLSQGGWEVATHSELAGLELQLRAWAPDVVLLDVGMPGASTETLRQRVVLLRVSTGAKIVLHSARDPEALAQLAERSGADGALVKSGDHAAVLAALDRIVQPRA encoded by the coding sequence ATGGACCGGCCTCGACGCTGCGCGGTCGTCGACGACTCTCGCGTGGTGCTGGATCTGATGCGCGTGCTCCTCAGCCAGGGAGGCTGGGAGGTGGCCACGCACTCGGAGCTCGCGGGGCTCGAGCTGCAGCTGCGCGCCTGGGCCCCGGACGTGGTGCTGCTCGACGTGGGCATGCCGGGCGCCTCCACCGAGACCCTGCGTCAGCGCGTCGTGCTCTTGAGGGTCTCGACGGGCGCGAAGATCGTCCTCCACTCGGCCCGTGACCCCGAAGCTCTGGCCCAGCTGGCCGAACGCTCGGGGGCCGATGGCGCCCTCGTCAAGTCGGGCGACCACGCGGCGGTGCTGGCCGCGCTCGACCGCATCGTGCAGCCGCGCGCCTGA
- a CDS encoding DUF4388 domain-containing protein — protein MTGVSPDGIEVIDKLAADGLIEPFDYDRALHHAERHAVRVEEALLELELITEPELLRTVAELVRTQFVSTEKLAKAQVSRTLIEMVPRRLAERLGAFPILFDRKTLTLSVVTYDLQVVEVARQLRVATEARAVTTYVARPGAVRAAIRKYYYGEVDSFDQLLQPRRQRRTQALGTPAVTRGDYIDVDFGTDDYGGRPSAPQRSPRVAPPARRAPEPPPAPAAPAMVEIADASLMAALNQSPSASVTVASTVAHTASPGVKVAAPEPEPAAHALNVSPRMFLETLNVMVTLVEQERAELRGHTSLVARLTRKLCEMVDMPKDHAFDVVVAAYLHDLGKTGNYHLTPLNVAQYEGHRVQAQKSYAAPMRLFESAGLSDRTAKSLNHLYERFDGNGFPDRLQERDIPLGSRILAVVETYADITASSKNPYRRRLSPREACEAIQGLVGTVFDPTIVQLLQRLAVGDEVRQQLLDDARTVLLLDPDVESTTVLEMRLMEHGHRVLIARSFDQALNILAENEVDLLLTEVDLPAQDGFRFVERCRAGSQPDTPVIFLTRRGDRESVQRGVELSAADYMVKPASPEVVAMKVGQVLSQSRRTQSHGVSGSLREMSLPDVVQILSNGRKSGKLTLTSTAGSGELHFGAGAICDARFGELGGADAVYALLSLRDGEFALDPSFLPLRNAINQPTESLLLEGMRRLDEGAR, from the coding sequence ATGACCGGAGTCTCTCCCGACGGTATCGAGGTGATCGACAAGCTGGCCGCTGACGGCCTGATCGAGCCCTTCGACTACGACCGCGCCCTGCACCACGCCGAGCGCCACGCCGTGCGCGTCGAAGAGGCGCTCCTGGAGCTGGAGCTGATCACGGAGCCCGAGCTGCTGCGCACCGTCGCGGAGCTCGTGCGCACACAGTTCGTCTCTACTGAGAAGCTCGCCAAGGCGCAGGTGAGCCGCACCCTGATCGAGATGGTGCCGCGCCGGCTGGCCGAGCGCCTGGGCGCCTTCCCGATCCTGTTCGACCGCAAGACGTTGACGCTCTCCGTGGTCACGTACGACCTCCAAGTCGTCGAGGTGGCGCGGCAGCTCCGCGTCGCCACGGAGGCGCGCGCGGTGACGACCTACGTCGCGCGCCCTGGGGCGGTGCGGGCAGCCATCCGCAAGTATTACTACGGCGAGGTGGACTCGTTCGACCAGCTCCTGCAGCCTCGTCGGCAGCGTCGCACCCAGGCCCTGGGCACCCCCGCCGTGACCCGCGGCGACTACATCGACGTGGACTTCGGGACGGACGACTACGGCGGACGACCCTCGGCGCCTCAGCGCAGCCCGCGCGTCGCCCCTCCTGCGCGGAGGGCACCAGAGCCACCGCCGGCGCCGGCGGCTCCTGCCATGGTCGAGATCGCCGATGCGTCGCTCATGGCCGCGCTCAATCAGAGCCCCAGCGCTTCCGTGACCGTCGCCTCGACCGTTGCGCACACAGCGTCCCCCGGCGTCAAGGTTGCTGCGCCCGAGCCCGAGCCCGCCGCGCACGCGCTGAACGTGTCGCCGCGCATGTTCCTCGAGACCCTCAACGTCATGGTGACGCTGGTGGAGCAGGAGCGGGCCGAGCTCCGCGGTCACACGTCCCTGGTGGCGCGCCTGACGCGCAAGCTGTGCGAGATGGTCGACATGCCCAAGGATCACGCCTTCGATGTCGTGGTCGCGGCCTACCTCCACGACCTCGGCAAGACGGGCAACTACCACCTCACGCCCCTCAACGTCGCCCAGTACGAGGGGCACCGCGTGCAGGCGCAGAAGTCCTACGCCGCGCCCATGCGCCTGTTCGAGAGCGCTGGCTTGAGCGACCGCACCGCCAAGTCGCTCAACCACCTGTACGAGCGCTTCGACGGGAACGGCTTCCCGGACCGCCTCCAGGAGCGCGACATCCCGCTCGGGAGTCGCATCCTCGCGGTGGTCGAGACCTACGCGGACATCACGGCCAGCAGCAAGAACCCCTACCGACGCCGGCTGTCCCCGCGCGAGGCCTGCGAGGCCATCCAGGGGCTGGTGGGCACCGTCTTCGACCCCACCATCGTGCAGCTCCTGCAGCGCTTGGCGGTGGGCGACGAGGTCCGGCAGCAGCTGCTGGACGACGCCCGCACGGTGCTGCTCCTCGACCCCGACGTCGAGTCCACGACCGTGCTCGAGATGCGCCTGATGGAACACGGACATCGCGTGCTCATCGCGCGCTCGTTCGACCAGGCGCTCAACATCCTCGCGGAGAACGAGGTGGACCTCCTGCTCACCGAGGTCGATCTCCCCGCACAGGACGGATTCCGCTTCGTCGAGCGCTGCCGCGCCGGCAGCCAGCCGGACACGCCGGTCATCTTCCTCACCCGCCGCGGTGACCGCGAGAGTGTGCAGCGAGGCGTGGAGCTCTCTGCGGCGGACTACATGGTCAAGCCCGCCTCGCCCGAGGTGGTCGCGATGAAGGTGGGTCAGGTGCTGTCGCAGTCGCGTCGCACCCAGAGCCACGGTGTCAGCGGTTCTCTGCGGGAGATGTCGCTGCCCGACGTCGTCCAGATCCTCTCGAACGGCCGCAAGTCCGGCAAGCTCACGCTCACGTCCACCGCGGGCAGCGGCGAGCTCCACTTCGGCGCGGGCGCCATCTGCGACGCCCGCTTCGGAGAGCTGGGCGGGGCGGATGCCGTGTACGCGCTGCTCTCCCTGCGCGACGGAGAGTTCGCTCTGGACCCGAGCTTTCTGCCGCTGCGCAACGCCATCAACCAGCCTACCGAGAGCTTGCTGCTCGAGGGCATGCGCCGCCTCGACGAGGGCGCGCGGTAG
- a CDS encoding radical SAM protein — protein sequence MSWTDFNQRAWTTHRLTSVLFELTYACNLDCEFCYNDLGLAGSPLTLAEYHAALAELADMGVLNLTFSGGEPLAHKDFFAIAGRARELGFVTRIKSNGHALRGTVARRLREEVDPYIVEVSLHGASAEVHDRQTRVPGSFDRLLANLAELRGLGIRLKVNSTLTRYNEHELPDMFRICDELGAQLQVDPEVKPRDDGDRTPVDLTASDAGRQRLKDLQLRRSVKEDPTEEAARQALRAAAETRRESVKASDKHCAAGSAHVAIDPMGGILPCVQWRVTVGNVRDGIERVFGRSGALDGVRETTRAVKRMVDEHGAAGQLMNFCPGAAHTYSGDPLALYAPATERLAVAKRYFLPVL from the coding sequence GTGAGCTGGACCGACTTCAACCAGCGGGCGTGGACCACGCACCGGCTGACGTCGGTGCTGTTCGAGCTCACCTACGCCTGCAACCTCGACTGCGAGTTCTGCTACAACGACCTCGGCTTGGCCGGCTCTCCATTGACGCTTGCCGAGTACCACGCGGCGCTCGCCGAGCTGGCCGACATGGGGGTCCTCAACCTCACGTTCAGCGGGGGTGAGCCGCTCGCGCACAAAGACTTCTTCGCCATCGCGGGGCGCGCGCGCGAGCTGGGCTTCGTCACGCGCATCAAGTCCAACGGCCACGCGCTGCGCGGCACCGTCGCACGACGGCTACGCGAAGAGGTGGACCCCTACATCGTGGAGGTCAGCCTGCACGGCGCCTCGGCCGAGGTGCACGACCGGCAGACGCGGGTACCGGGCAGCTTCGACAGGCTGCTGGCCAACCTGGCCGAGCTGCGGGGTCTCGGCATCCGGTTGAAGGTGAACAGCACGCTCACCCGCTACAACGAGCACGAGCTTCCGGACATGTTCCGCATCTGCGACGAGCTGGGCGCGCAGCTGCAGGTGGACCCCGAGGTGAAGCCCCGCGACGACGGCGACCGCACCCCGGTGGACCTGACGGCCAGCGACGCGGGTCGGCAGCGCCTGAAGGACCTCCAGCTGAGGCGTTCGGTCAAGGAGGACCCCACGGAAGAAGCCGCGCGCCAGGCGCTGCGGGCCGCGGCCGAGACCCGGCGGGAGTCGGTAAAGGCGTCGGACAAGCACTGCGCGGCCGGCTCGGCCCACGTCGCGATCGACCCGATGGGCGGCATCCTGCCGTGTGTGCAGTGGCGCGTGACGGTGGGCAACGTCCGTGACGGAATCGAGCGTGTCTTCGGTCGCAGCGGGGCCCTCGACGGGGTGCGCGAGACCACCCGCGCCGTCAAGCGCATGGTTGACGAGCACGGAGCCGCAGGGCAATTGATGAACTTCTGCCCGGGCGCGGCGCACACCTACTCTGGTGACCCGCTCGCGTTGTACGCTCCCGCCACCGAACGCCTGGCGGTAGCCAAGCGCTACTTCCTTCCTGTACTATGA
- a CDS encoding ABC transporter ATP-binding protein → MSVELEEVHKRYRDGRRTHEAVAGVSLTLAPGTFSVLVGPSGSGKSTLLSLCGGMTTPTSGDVRLFGRSIVALRDHHRAQLRRERVGFVFQDLGLIDSLSLLENVLLPLVPTGGADTAAQRRAEEWLTRLGIAPLAHSRASALSGGERQRGALARALVTGPALLLLDEPTAHVDRESADEIVKVLGALRDEGTIILASTHDPRLAERPEVDRVITLREGKLVDR, encoded by the coding sequence GTGAGCGTCGAGCTCGAGGAGGTGCACAAGCGCTACCGCGACGGGCGGCGCACGCACGAGGCCGTGGCCGGGGTGTCGCTCACGTTGGCGCCCGGGACGTTCAGCGTGTTGGTCGGCCCGAGCGGCAGCGGCAAGTCCACGCTGCTCTCGCTGTGCGGGGGCATGACCACGCCCACGTCGGGTGACGTGCGCCTGTTCGGGCGCTCCATCGTCGCCCTGCGCGACCACCACCGCGCGCAGCTGCGGCGCGAGCGGGTGGGCTTCGTGTTCCAAGACCTCGGCTTGATCGACTCGCTCTCCTTGCTCGAGAACGTGCTGCTCCCGCTGGTGCCCACCGGCGGCGCGGACACGGCAGCGCAGCGGCGGGCCGAGGAGTGGCTCACCCGGCTGGGGATCGCGCCGCTCGCGCACAGCCGCGCCAGCGCCCTCTCCGGCGGCGAGCGGCAGCGGGGCGCCCTGGCGCGCGCGCTGGTCACGGGTCCGGCGCTGCTGTTGCTCGACGAACCCACCGCCCACGTGGACCGCGAGAGCGCGGACGAAATCGTGAAGGTGCTGGGCGCCCTGCGCGACGAGGGCACCATCATCCTCGCGTCCACGCACGACCCTCGCCTGGCCGAGCGCCCCGAGGTGGACCGCGTGATCACCCTGCGTGAAGGGAAGCTGGTCGACCGCTAG
- a CDS encoding radical SAM protein produces the protein MSPWSTGSMAAAFNLACRRLQAAILSDPRLSTTEVRVFERGISPLSEWTAALEEFEPDILAASAYLWSLPTFTVLAREVKRRWPHCITIVGGPSARPPMLDLAPFRDAARSIDVLALGEGEHVICEMAARYGEGVRSFENIPGLALHSPLGWRKTPAQTMSLSIDKLPSPYRMGLVPPNAMAYLETYRGCPMSCSFCQWGDLDPAGGVLSTDAIVAEFEALETLCPFGVALTDAALNLNSRAFRNLHEAARRTGFLKNRYFDAEMYPTLVKPEHIEFLSECDANVGVGLQTANEAVLTRIDRKFKRQHFAKVITDLANVSKVVTVEVIVGLPGDSIQGFRETLHLLRDLPCAVRVYHCLVLPDAFMKQQGALDGLDFDPITLELRSGPGWSPRDLAEIGEWLSDLSAFDEDCTPPEARVKSDRIEDYVEGRVDPKWWGLSEGTVSKRRERPPTPHVNEGVMAKAQALHSAQHAVHRATKGYCRLESLRILPDKVNPRLDVEGRNYEFSVRRAAEGIPAFRIASGLAFVHHSASETTLPPRDELLICRAIDAMSQHVLEVLADPAVAEPSAELAGS, from the coding sequence ATGAGCCCTTGGTCGACCGGATCCATGGCGGCAGCATTCAACTTGGCGTGTCGGCGACTCCAGGCCGCCATTCTCTCCGATCCACGGCTGTCCACCACCGAGGTGCGCGTCTTCGAGAGGGGGATATCTCCCTTGAGTGAATGGACGGCCGCGCTAGAGGAGTTCGAGCCTGACATCTTGGCCGCTTCGGCCTATCTCTGGTCGCTCCCAACGTTCACGGTGTTGGCTCGTGAGGTCAAACGACGTTGGCCTCACTGCATCACGATCGTGGGCGGTCCGTCTGCACGTCCACCGATGCTCGATCTTGCACCGTTTCGCGACGCGGCGAGGTCCATCGACGTCCTTGCTCTCGGCGAAGGGGAACACGTGATCTGCGAGATGGCAGCCCGCTATGGGGAGGGCGTTCGGAGCTTCGAGAACATCCCCGGACTCGCGTTGCACAGCCCTCTCGGCTGGCGGAAGACGCCTGCACAGACCATGTCTCTCTCCATCGACAAGCTGCCCTCGCCCTACCGGATGGGCCTCGTTCCGCCGAATGCAATGGCCTACCTGGAGACGTACAGAGGCTGCCCCATGTCATGCAGCTTCTGCCAATGGGGCGACCTCGACCCCGCGGGCGGGGTGTTGTCCACGGACGCCATCGTGGCCGAGTTCGAGGCTCTCGAGACCCTTTGCCCCTTTGGAGTCGCTCTCACTGACGCCGCGCTCAATCTCAACTCGCGTGCGTTCCGCAACCTGCACGAGGCCGCGAGGCGCACCGGCTTTCTGAAGAATCGCTACTTCGATGCCGAGATGTACCCGACGCTCGTGAAGCCCGAGCACATCGAGTTTCTCAGCGAGTGCGACGCCAACGTCGGCGTGGGGCTACAGACGGCCAACGAGGCCGTGCTCACTCGAATTGACCGGAAGTTCAAGCGTCAGCACTTCGCGAAGGTGATCACTGACCTGGCCAACGTGTCCAAGGTGGTCACAGTCGAGGTCATCGTCGGATTGCCCGGTGACTCCATCCAGGGTTTCCGCGAAACTCTGCACTTGTTGCGTGACCTCCCGTGCGCGGTGCGCGTCTATCACTGCTTGGTGTTGCCGGACGCCTTCATGAAGCAGCAGGGAGCGTTAGACGGCTTGGACTTTGACCCAATTACCCTGGAGCTGCGGTCGGGGCCAGGGTGGTCACCCCGTGACCTCGCAGAGATTGGGGAGTGGTTGAGCGACTTGTCGGCCTTTGATGAAGATTGCACTCCGCCCGAAGCCCGCGTCAAATCGGACCGCATCGAGGACTACGTCGAGGGGCGCGTCGATCCCAAGTGGTGGGGCCTTAGTGAGGGAACCGTATCCAAGAGGCGGGAGCGCCCACCAACCCCTCATGTCAACGAGGGGGTCATGGCAAAGGCGCAAGCGCTGCACTCAGCTCAACACGCCGTGCATCGCGCCACCAAAGGATACTGTAGGCTGGAGTCGCTGCGCATTCTGCCCGACAAGGTGAATCCTCGTCTAGACGTCGAGGGGCGAAACTACGAGTTCAGCGTCCGTCGTGCCGCCGAGGGCATCCCGGCGTTCCGGATTGCATCGGGCTTGGCGTTCGTGCATCACAGCGCCAGCGAGACGACCCTCCCTCCTCGTGACGAGCTCCTGATCTGCCGTGCGATCGACGCAATGAGCCAGCATGTGCTCGAAGTCTTGGCGGACCCGGCCGTGGCCGAACCCTCAGCGGAGCTGGCGGGCAGCTAG
- a CDS encoding PqqD family protein encodes MSQPERFSLHPHARFRVIDGEGVFVLQEQGEVLVVNRVAAALVSGVREGASRAELVSGLVARFEVSSEQAEQDVSALLRDLVAAGALVAQPAEGPT; translated from the coding sequence ATGTCGCAGCCTGAGCGTTTCTCCCTGCATCCCCATGCCCGCTTTCGCGTCATCGACGGCGAGGGCGTCTTCGTGCTGCAGGAGCAGGGCGAGGTGCTGGTGGTGAATCGGGTGGCGGCCGCTCTGGTGAGCGGCGTGCGCGAGGGGGCCTCTCGCGCCGAATTGGTGTCTGGGCTCGTCGCGCGCTTCGAGGTGAGCTCCGAGCAGGCAGAGCAAGACGTCAGCGCATTGCTGCGCGACCTCGTGGCTGCGGGTGCGTTGGTCGCCCAGCCTGCGGAGGGCCCCACGTGA
- a CDS encoding OB-fold domain-containing protein, with amino-acid sequence MSEAKTEKPRVPAVEGWFTMSDPPTLTGTRCTACKTVFFPRETVACRNPACRSTSFDEYALSRRGKLWSYTTAHYQPPPPYIAPDPFVPYSIAVVELEAEQMTVLGQVPASVPAESLVVGMEMELVVEKLYEDEQNEYVVWKWTPVADGAGATQQVSGGAQ; translated from the coding sequence ATGAGCGAAGCCAAGACCGAGAAGCCGCGTGTCCCAGCCGTCGAGGGCTGGTTCACGATGTCCGACCCTCCGACGCTCACCGGCACGCGCTGCACGGCGTGCAAGACCGTCTTCTTCCCGCGTGAGACAGTGGCCTGCCGCAACCCCGCGTGTCGCTCCACCAGCTTCGACGAGTACGCGCTGAGCCGGCGCGGCAAGCTGTGGTCCTACACCACGGCGCACTATCAGCCGCCCCCGCCCTACATCGCCCCCGACCCGTTCGTGCCGTACTCCATCGCCGTGGTGGAGCTCGAGGCCGAGCAGATGACGGTGCTGGGCCAGGTGCCGGCGTCGGTCCCGGCGGAGAGCCTGGTGGTGGGCATGGAGATGGAGCTCGTCGTCGAGAAGCTCTACGAGGACGAGCAGAACGAGTATGTGGTGTGGAAGTGGACGCCCGTCGCCGACGGTGCGGGCGCGACCCAGCAGGTGAGCGGAGGCGCGCAATGA
- a CDS encoding ABC transporter permease, whose protein sequence is MEQLGVRSLAIAAVTAIFVGLVMAIQFAFSLEKFGARDTLGRIIVLSEARELAPTLTALVVGSRIGAGMAAEIGSMAVTEQIDAIRALGADPIRKLVVPRLLAGVLIMPMMTSIAFVLGMLSAMLVARLSFGIPMDFFVSSALDSLDIRDLAAGMAKTPFFGFLITLLGCYFGLETRGGTEGVGRSTTRSVVVVSITVLVADALLTQIFVSL, encoded by the coding sequence ATGGAGCAGCTGGGCGTGCGCAGCCTCGCCATCGCCGCGGTCACGGCCATCTTCGTGGGCCTCGTGATGGCCATTCAGTTCGCGTTCTCGCTGGAGAAGTTCGGGGCACGGGACACGCTCGGGCGCATCATCGTCCTGTCCGAGGCGCGCGAGCTCGCGCCCACGCTCACCGCGCTGGTCGTCGGGAGCCGCATCGGCGCGGGCATGGCCGCCGAGATCGGGTCGATGGCGGTGACGGAACAGATCGACGCCATCCGCGCGCTGGGCGCGGACCCCATCCGCAAGCTGGTGGTGCCACGCCTGCTGGCCGGGGTGCTCATCATGCCGATGATGACCAGCATCGCCTTCGTGCTCGGCATGTTGAGCGCCATGCTGGTGGCGCGCCTGTCGTTCGGCATCCCGATGGACTTCTTCGTCAGCTCGGCGCTGGACTCGCTGGACATCCGTGACCTGGCGGCGGGCATGGCCAAGACGCCGTTCTTCGGCTTCCTCATCACGCTGCTCGGGTGCTACTTCGGGCTCGAGACCCGGGGCGGCACGGAGGGCGTCGGGCGTTCCACCACACGGTCCGTCGTGGTGGTGTCCATCACCGTGTTGGTCGCCGACGCGCTGCTGACGCAGATCTTCGTGAGCCTCTGA